The following coding sequences are from one Panicum hallii strain FIL2 chromosome 5, PHallii_v3.1, whole genome shotgun sequence window:
- the LOC112892974 gene encoding 16.9 kDa class I heat shock protein 3-like, whose protein sequence is MSLVRRGRVFDPFADFWDPFDVFRSVVPAASTGRDTAAFANARIDWKETPEAHVFKADLPGVKKEEVKVEVEDGNVLVISGQRSKEKEDKNDRWHRVERSSGQFMRRFRLPENAKVDQVKAGLENGVLTVTVPKAEVKKPEVKAIEISG, encoded by the coding sequence ATGTCGCTGGTGAGGCGCGGCCGCGTGTTCGACCCCTTCGCCGACTTCTGGGACCCCTTCGACGTCTTCCGCTCCGTGGTGCCCGCGGCATCGACCGGCCGCGATACCGCCGCCTTCGCCAACGCGCGCATCGACTGGAAGGAGACCCCCGAGGCGCACGTCTTCAAGGCCGACCTCCCCGGCGTCAAGAAGGAGGAGGTCAAGGTCGAGGTGGAGGACGGCAACGTCCTGGTCATCAGCGGCCAGCGCAGCAAGGAGAAGGAGGACAAGAACGACAGGTGGCACCGCGTCGAGCGCAGCAGCGGCCAGTTCATGAGGCGGTTCCGCCTGCCGGAGAACGCCAAGGTGGACCAGGTGAAGGCCGGGCTGGAGAACGGCGTGCTCACGGTCACCGTGCCCAAGGCCGAGGTCAAGAAGCCTGAGGTGAAGGCCATCGAGATTTCTGGCTGA
- the LOC112892972 gene encoding 16.9 kDa class I heat shock protein 3 — MSLVRRSNVFDPFADFWDPFDGVFRSLVPSIAPSDRDNDAFASARIDWKETPEAHVFKADLPGVKKDEVKVEVEDGNVLVISGQRSKEKEDKNDRWHRVERSSGQFMRRFRLPENTKVDQVKAGLENGVLTVTVPKAEEKKPEVKAIEISG, encoded by the coding sequence ATGTCGCTCGTGAGGCGCAGCAACGTGTTCGACCCCTTCGCCGACTTCTGGGACCCCTTCGACGGCGTCTTCCGCTCCCTGGTCCCGTCCATCGCGCCGTCGGACCGCGATAACGACGCCTTTGCCAGCGCGCGCATCGACTGGAAGGAGACCCCCGAGGCGCACGTCTTCAAGGCCGACCTCCCCGGCGTCAAGAAGGACGAGGTCAAGGTCGAGGTGGAGGACGGCAACGTCCTGGTCATCAGCGGCCAGCGCAGCAAGGAGAAGGAGGACAAGAACGACAGGTGGCACCGCGTCGAGCGCAGCAGCGGCCAGTTCATGAGGCGGTTCCGCCTGCCGGAGAACACCAAGGTGGACCAGGTGAAGGCCGGGCTGGAGAACGGCGTGCTCACGGTCACCGTGCCCAAGGCGGAGGAGAAGAAGCCTGAGGTCAAGGCTATCGAGATCTCCGGTTAA
- the LOC112892973 gene encoding 16.9 kDa class I heat shock protein 1-like — MSLVRRSSVFDPFSLDLWDPFEGIFRSVVPSAGASDSETAAFANARIDWKETPEAHVFKADLPGVKKEEVKVEVEDGNVLVISGQRSKEKEDKNDRWHRVERSSGQFMRRFRLPENAKVDQVKAGLENGVLTVTVPKAEEKPEVKAIEISG; from the coding sequence ATGTCGCTTGTTAGGCGCAGCAGCGTGTTCGACCCCTTCTCCCTCGACCTCTGGGATCCCTTCGAGGGCATATTCCGCTCCGTCGTCCCGTCGGCCGGCGCCTCCGACTCCGAGACGGCCGCGTTTGCGAACGCGCGCATCGACTGGAAGGAGACGCCGGAGGCGCACGTCTTCAAGGCCGACCTCCCTGGGGTCAAGAAGGAGGAGGTCAAGGTCGAGGTGGAGGACGGCAACGTCCTAGTCATCAGCGGCCAGCGCAGCAAGGAGAAGGAGGACAAGAACGACAGGTGGCACCGCGTCGAGCGCAGCAGCGGCCAGTTCATGAGGCGGTTCCGCCTGCCGGAGAACGCCAAGGTGGACCAGGTGAAGGCCGGGCTGGAGAACGGCGTGCTCACGGTCACCGTGCCCAAGGCGGAGGAGAAGCCTGAGGTCAAGGCCATCGAGATCTCCGGTTAA
- the LOC112892971 gene encoding 16.9 kDa class I heat shock protein 1 yields MSLVRRSNVFDPFSMDLWDPFDNMFRSIVPSSSSDSDTSAFANARIDWKETPEAHVFKADLPGVKKDEVKVEVEDGNVLVISGQRSKEKEDKNDKWHRVERSSGQFMRRFRLPEDAKVEQVKAGLENGVLTVTVPKAEGKKPEVKSIQISG; encoded by the coding sequence ATGTCGCTCGTGAGGCGCAGCAACGTGTTCGACCCCTTCTCCATGGACCTCTGGGACCCCTTCGACAACATGTTCCGCTCCATAGTCCCGTCGTCCTCCTCCGACTCCGACACCTCCGCCTTCGCCAACGCCCGCATCGACTGGAAGGAGACCCCCGAGGCGCACGTCTTCAAGGCCGACCTCCCCGGCGTCAAGAAGGACGAGGTcaaggtggaggtggaggacgGCAACGTGCTGGTCATCAGCGGCCAGCGCAGCAAGGAGAAGGAGGACAAGAACGACAAGTGGCACCGCGTCGAGCGCAGCAGCGGCCAGTTCATGAGGCGGTTCCGCCTGCCGGAGGACGCCAAGGTGGAGCAGGTGAAGGCCGGGCTGGAGAACGGCGTGCTCACGGTCACCGTGCCCAAGGCCGAGGGCAAGAAGCCCGAGGTGAAGAGCATCCAGATCTCCGGTTAA
- the LOC112892976 gene encoding uncharacterized protein LOC112892976, which produces MAGRLHRPKAKSFWVLVRRLLLRRSHRPAAAGGAAEDRREEKSGLLSRSSLEQLLVTDAGAPGDGDVCAKKHGQPVAVLARPPPAAATAIGGRDGAAAHRRFVFGGFRRRLLMRRPWRPVLVAIPE; this is translated from the coding sequence ATGGCAGGGAGGCTCCACCGGCCCAAGGCCAAGAGCTTCTGGGTCCTGGTGCGCCGCCTGCTCCTCCGCAGGAGTCacaggccggcggcggcgggaggcgcggcggaggacCGGAGGGAGGAGAAGAGCGGCCTCCTCAGCAGGAGCTCCCTGGAGCAGCTCCTTGTCACGGATGCCGGCGCTCCAGGGGATGGAGACGTTTGCGCCAAGAAGCACGGCCAGCCGGTGGCGGTGCTggctcggccgccgccggcggcggcaaccGCAATCGGAGGCCGTGACGGCGCGGCCGCGCACCGGCGGTTCGTGTTCGGCGGGTTCCGGCGGCGGCTGCTCATgaggcggccgtggcggccggTGCTCGTCGCCATCCCGGAGTGA